A window of Chryseobacterium sp. IHB B 17019 genomic DNA:
TTGGGCGACTGGCGTTCAACATTAATTCCGGCATTAGCGGTTCCGGTTTCATTGGTGGGTACTTTTGCAATTATGTCCGCTTTCGGAATTACGTTGAATATGATTTCGCTTTTTGCCCTTGTAATGGCAATTGGGGTCGTGGTTGATGATGCGATTGTGGTTATTGAAGCTGTTCACGCCAAGATGGAAGAGAAACATTTATCTCCATTAAAAGCCACAGAAGAAGCCATGCACGAAATCAGCGGAGCAATTATCGCGATCACTTTGGTAATGGCATCCGTGTTTATTCCGATTGCGTTTATGTCCGGCCCGGTTGGGGTATTTTACCGTCAGTTTTCCATTACAATGGCTTCTGCGATTATCCTTTCGGGAGTTGTAGCCTTGACATTGACTCCGGCTTTATGTGCTTTAATTTTAAAAAACAATCACGGGAAACCGAAGAAAAGAACTCCGATTACTATTTTCTTAGATAAATTCAATGGTTTATTTACAAAAGGAGCCGGAAAGTATGAGAAAATGTTGAATAAAACGGTTAAAAAGAAAACCATCACTTTGCCTTTATTATTGGCTTTCTGCGCCTGTACATTTTTCCTGAGTAACTCATTGCCTTCAGGATTTATTCCGGCGGAAGATCAGGGAATGATCTATGCGATTATTCAGACACCGCCGGGGTCTACATTGGAAAGAACCAACCAGATTGCGAAAGAATTATTAAAAGAATCTGAAGATATTGATGGGGTACAATCCGTTTCGTCACTGGCAGGTTACGAAATTTTAACGGAAGGTACGGGTTCCAACTCCGGGACTTGCTTGATTAACCTTAAAAGCTGGGATGAACGTTCAGAATCAGCCGCCGAAATTATTGAAAAACTTGAAGAAAAAGCCAAAAATATTCCGGGCGCGAATATAGAATTCTTCCAGCCACCATCAATTCCGGGCTATGGTGCAGCGGGTGGTTTTGAGCTTCGACTCTTGGATAAAGCCGGAAGTGGTGATTATCAGAAAATGGAAAAAGTAAGCAACGATTTTGTTAATGAATTAAAAAAACGTCCTGAGCTGGGTTCTGCATTTACCTTCTATTCTGCAAGTTTTCCTCAGTATATGTTGAGGGTTGACAATGATTTGGCCGAACAAAAAGGCGTTACAATAGAAAATGCAATGGATAATTTATCAACTTTAATAGGTTCAAATTATGAGACGAGTTTCATCCGTTTCGACAGACCTTATAAAGTGATTGTTCAGGCAGGCCCGCAATATCGGGCATTACCGACGGATTTATTGAAATTATATGTTAAAAACGATAAAGATCAGATGGTTCCGTATTCAGATTTCATGCACTTGGAAAAGGTTTATGGCTTATCGGAGATTACGAGACATAATATGTATAATTCTTCGGAAGTAAGCGGAACTCCTGCGCCGGGATATAGCTCCGGACAGGCGATTGCAGCCATTAAAGAGGTAGCTGATAAGACACTTCCGAGAGGTTTCGGCATTGATTGGGCAGGTATTTCTAAAGATGAGGTAAGCCGTGGGAATGAAGCCATATTTATTTTCCTGGTGTGTTTAGGATTTGTTTATTTAATTCTTGCGGCTCAGTATGAAAGTTTCATTCTTCCGCTGCCAGTCATTTTATCGTTGCCGACGGGTATTTTCGGAGCCTTTTTATGCTTAAAATTATTAGGATTAGAAAACAATATTTACGCTCAGGTGGCAATGGTCATGTTGATTGGTCTTTTAGGTAAAAATGCCGTATTGATCGTAGAATTTGCCGTACAGAAGAAGGCGGAAGAAGGAATTCCGGTAGCGCAGGCGGCAATTGAAGGAGCGGCCATCCGCTTCCGACCGATTTTGATGACATCATTTGCATTCATCGCAGGTCTGATTCCATTGGTAATGGCAACCGGACCGGGAGCGATTGGAAACCGAACCATTGGTACAGCCGCAGCGGGAGGTATGCTGATCGGAACTATTTTCGGATTAATGATCATTCCAGGATTGTATTATATCTTCGGAACGATCGCGGAAAAATCGAGACTGGCAAGATATGAAGAGGAAAATCCTTTAACAGAACAAACAGAACCTTATCAACACGATGACAAACATGAAGATTTATAATAAATATATAGCAGCCATTGCCTTATCGCTTGTTTTAGCGGGCTGTAAGGCGCCGATGGCGACCGTTGTAAAAGATGAGGTGAAAGAAAATGTACCTCAGAATTTTAACCAGGAAGAACAGGGAGATGCCAACAATAACAGTGGAACAACTCCCTGGAGACAGTTTTTTACAGATCCAAATCTGGTTTCTTTAATTGAAACTTCTTTAAAAAATAATCAGGAGTTAATGATCACTCTGCAGGAAATTGAGATTGCAAAAAGCGGTGTTTTAGCTAAAAAAGGAAAATTAACACCAACGGTTTCTGCAGGAATCGGAGCGGGAGTAAAAAAAGCCGGCCGCTACACAAGTGAAGGAGCCGGCGATGCCACCACAGAAATTGAGCCTGGAAGAGAAATGCCGGACCCGCTTGGAAATTTTGAAGGCGGCTTAATGGCCAATTGGGAAATCGACATCTGGAAAAAATTAAGAACAGAAAAAGAATCTGCAGTTGCCCATTACCTTTCAACGGTGGAGGGGAAAAATTTTGTCCTTTCCAATTTGATTGAAGAAGTGGCGGACAATTATTATGAATTGCTGGCTTTGGATAATCAGCTGGATATTATTCAACAATATATTAAGCTTCAGCAGAGGGCTCTGGAAATCTCAAAAATTCAGAAGGAAGCTGCGGCGGCTACTGAATTGGCGGTGAAAAAATTCGAGGCAGAATTAGCAAAATCAAAAGCAACGGAATATACCATCCGCCAGGAAATCACCGAAAAAGAGAATCAGATCAATGCGCTTTGTGGCCGTTATCCGCAAACAATTTTGAGAACGAAAGAAGATTTTATGACTACCATTCCGCAAACGGTTTATACAGGAATTCCGACCCAATTATTGGCGAACCGTCCTGACATTAAACAGGCTGAATTAGAATTAAAATCATCAAAATTAGACGTAGAAGCAGCAAGAAAAGAGTTTTATCCTTCATTGGAAATCTCTGCAACTTTGGGATTAGAAGCATTTAAGCCATCATATCTGGTAAAATTACCGGAATCTATTGCTTCGAGTCTTGTTGGTGAACTGGCAGGCCCATTGATCAACAAAAGTGCTATCAAAGCAAATTTCCAAACGGCAGATGCAAGACAGATTCAGGCTTTGTATGAATATGACAAGACGATTCTGAATGCGTATCTGGATGTTGCTAATTTAATGTCTAAAGTGAAAAATATAGATCAGTATTACAAACTGAAGTCTGAGGAAACGAAGGCTTTGGAACAATCTATCGATATTGCAAATCAGTTATTTAAGAATTCAAGAGCAGACTATCTGGAAGTTCTTCTGAATCAGAGAGATGCTTTGGATGCAAAAATGGAACTGGTTGAGGCAAAACAAAAACAGCTGAATACAGTTGTTGATATTTATAAAAGCTTAGGCGGAGGCTGGAAGTGATTGTAAATCCTTAATGTTTTAAAAAGAAAAGAGACTGTCCAATGTGGAGCAGTCTCTTTTCGATATAAATAACTGAGAATAAATTTTGTGGAAAAAGGTCCATTTTACTGAACCTTTGCAATTTAATTACGAAATAGCAATTAAATCTATTTTGAAGGTATTAGTTTAAATTTAATAAGTTGGAGCAAGCTCTATTGGATTTTCAAAGATTTTTAAATATTCTAATTCTTTACGGTTATAGTTATCTTTTACTTCTTTAGAGTTAACGTCTTGTCCGTTAATAACATAAGTTGTCTGGTCGGTATTTAAGTTTTCAAAAATTACTGACGGCTGTTTTGTGTACTTCTTCCAGAAAACATCCCATTGTTTCGGGGTTATATTTACAGGCTGATCATACGTGAAATTCCTTTGTTCGAGATCATTTTTTTCTTTTACGATTCCCTTTATTTCAAAGTTGTATTCATTTTCAGAATCTGATATTTTCAGGATAAGCCCGGGTAATCCGTAGAATTTATAAGGTCCGTCGTTGATTGGGATTTCCGTGGTATACCAGGCGGTCCATTTTCTTCCTCCAAAATCTGTTGTGGCCATACTTACGGAATGCCCTAAGATTTTATCGGTTTTGTTGATGAGCTTCCAGTTTTGTTTGGTTGTATTATAATGGATAGAAAAGATGCTTGTAAAGAAACGTTCTTCCACAATAATATCGTTTTTTGATACATTTTTGATAATAAGTGAGCGGAATTTTGCATTACTGGCATCATCACCCAGCCTTAGCCCTCCGGCTTTGTTTGCAAAATATTCATTAACAATTTTTGTGTGGGTAGAGTCTCTCCTGAAATTTTCATAAGACTGAAAATATGAGTTTCCTTTTTCATTGATGATAAGAGTACAGAGCTCCTGGTTTTTGGTAGTATCATTTTTATTTCCCCACTTCATTTCGTAAAAAGCTTTATAAGATTGAGAAAGAAGAATATTACTAATTGTAAACAGTACCAGCAGTAGAATTCTCTGAGAAAATTTTATCTTTTTCATAATAATTAAAATAATATGATGTTAAATTCCAAATGATCATGATTAATGAAAAAAAGAATAAATTAAAGCTGATGATGATACCTATATGCATAAGAATCGTTAAAGTAAGCCAAAGTTTTCTTGTTTTATTAATATTGATAAATATAGGATAAAATAATTCAACACAAATGATTGCCCAGCCGCTGATAATGTACATTATGCTGTATTTTTCGTCAAAAAAAGAAGGGATATGTAAAAAACGTGTGAAATTTGGCAGGTTCAATGATTTCCATACAGATTCTCCGTTCCACCAGTTGAAGCCCAATATTTTATCTAGACCTGAAAAAAAGTAGGCGATGCACACGTGAAGCTGTAAAATCCTTTTAGAGATATTCAGAGATTGTATGGGGAAATTTAAAATTGTCTTAGGAAAAAACTTCTTCTGAACAGAAAAATAGCTGCTTGTAGGAAACAGAAAAATATAAAAGAGTGACATGCTTGCAAAAAAATCTACACCATACATGAAAAGTGATGCGCTTTTCACCAACGAAACCTGTAAAATTAATAGGAACATCGCTGAAATTCTGCTGAAAAAACCTAACATAATAAAAACAGTGAGTACAACGTATATATATTTGAATGTGAGATTTGGATTTTGGAAATAACCGGATAAAAAGGTCTCTATCTGGCTATATGCAATAATATTGTATTCGTAGACTGTTCCGTGGATTTCGATGGGAATAATACTTTTGTTACTGTACAAGAGTTCAAAATCATTCCAAATGGAAATAAAATGGACAAGTAGTACAAAAGCGATACTCACTCTCAGAAAAACAATAAAGCTTGGAGTAAATGTCTTGTTGAAATATGTAGATAAAGTTTTTTTCATTGTACCTGGTCTATTTTTATGAGTCTTGTTTTTTTGTCTGGATCCGTTAGATAATTATGGTCGTATAAATATGCTGTAGATTGAAATTGTTTATTATACTTCCTTTCGAATGCTTTATTTACTTGTTTTAGCAGAATATGATTTATTTTGACATCTGTGCTGTTTTTATTTTCAGGAGTGATATTTTTCATGTAAACATCATTAAGATTACAAAATCTCAACTTTCCTTCCTTGGTGCTCAACAAATCTGTTGAGAGATAAGTGTTTCCGCTCTTCAGATCTTTAGAAATAATAACAAAATTACTGGCTACATTGGGCGCAAAAAAACCGTATCCCGTATCAAATCCGGTATAGGCTGCAAAGGTTTTGTCATATTCATTTCCTTCATTTTCAAAAGGATTTTCATATTTGTAAAAGCTGCAGAAAGACTCAGTAGTAGTCAGAATTCCTGTAATGATTATTTTAAGAACAATCAAAGCGAGAATTGCATATTCGAAAAACGTATTTTTCATAAAGCTTTCTTTTGAAAGTTAAAAAGGATACCCCGATCAGGGGTATCCTGATCAATTATTGATATTTTGCGATGATGGATTTCAATCTTTTCTGAACTTCAAAGCTTGCTGTATAAGGGAAATTTCTATTTCTTGTTAAGCATTGGTTTGTTTCAGATCTTTTGTCGCAGTATGTCCATCCGGCAACGTTCGCGCTTAAAAAGCCCAGTTCCTCAGGAGTTACCAGATCAGTATCCTTCATAGAGATCACATCTCCGTCGAATTCGATAACACCTAAGTTTGTTGAGCTTGCAAAAGACATCAGAGACAGAGCAACAATACCTGCTGCTAGAAAAATTGTTTTTTTCATGATAATTAATTTTGTTGTTATTTAAAATTGGTTTATTTATAATCACCTATTCTTATATTTCGGTGAATGATAAATTTACTTTAAGAAATTTCCTTAAAAAAGGATGCCTCTGAAAAGGATAAAGAGACATCCTGAAAATATTTATTGATATTTTGCGATGATAGATTTTAATCTTTTCTGAACTTCAAAGCTTGCTGTATAAGGGAAATTTCTGTTTCTCGTATAGCATTGGTTTGTTTCAGATTGTTTGTCGCAGTATGTCCATCCGGCTACGTTAGCACTTAAAAAGCTTAGCTCTTCCGGAGTCACTTTATCGGTATCTTTCATAGAGATCACATCTCCATCGAATTGGATAACACCTAAGTTTGTTGAGCTTGCAAAAGACATCAAAGACAGAGCAACAATACCTGCTGCTAAAAAAATTGTTTTTTTCATGATAATTAATTTTTGTTTGTTGTTAATTGTTTTTAACATGGTTATTTATAAATCACTGGTTTGCATTGCGCACTGCATCAGGTGACTTGATAAATCTTTTTGGTTTCCAGTGTGTTCCTCCTTTTATAGGTGGATCACTGGTTGTATCTTGTTCTGATTTTTGCTGGCCTTTTACAATCTTCATGCTCAGAGTAGAAACGTTGTTTTTTTCAGGATAAATTTCTTCTTCATATTCTCTGCAAGATTTTAATGCAGTTGTGAGAATAGCTATAGTTAATAATGAAATGATTTTTATTGAGATAATCTTTTTCATAAGTTTTATAATCTTGAGTTAAAGGTTATCCCGGCCGGTTTAGTTTTTCTGAATTCTGAAGTCGAATTTATATGCTAAAAATCAAAAAAAAAAACAAGTGTTGTCTCTATTCAGAAATTATGACGTCCTAATTTATGAATTAGGACATGATTAAATGTTTAAAAATCAATGATTTACGCTGATTTTCCTTTTGTCTTTAAAAATTTAATTTAATTCAACGTAGTTTGATAAAATTCAATTGATTTTATGTATTTTTGGTTATAAACTTTTACCATATAACTAATAATTGTGATTAAAAAACTATACTTTTTAGTATTTGTAGTAATTTTTAGACTTCTTTCATGTCAAGAAGTATACAGCGATTATTATAAACTCAGACTCAGATATGAAAATCTTGAGGAAAATAATTCTAAGGCACTTCCATTAATCCAACCTTATATAAATAAAGCTAAAAAGGAAAAAAACTATGAGAAGTTACTTCAGGGCTATAAAGACGGAGTATTTTATTCATCCTCAAACGAAGAAAAGTTAAAATATGCTGATAGCGCAGTCTGGGCTGCAAAGCTCTCAAAAAATAAAGACCTGATAAGCTCGGCATATATAGAAAAAGGGGTTGTTTATTATTATCATTATAAAAAATATCAACCGGCTCTTAATGAGTATCTTACGGCTTATGAATATTCAAAAAACACAGACAATAAATTTTTAAAATTTCAGAATTTATATCATATTGGAGTTGTCAAAAGCTATTTGGGATATTATGCCGAGGCTTCGGATTTATTTAAGCAATGCATTTATTATTACGGTCAGAAATCAAAGTCAAACCTACACCCGAATGAGATTTTCAACAATAAAAAAGGCTATCTGAACAGTCTGCATCAGTTAATTATCTGTTACCGGAACCTTGGAAAAATCCGTGAAGCAGATTCTGCTATCAAAACCGGGCTTTCAGAAGTGGGGAACAATCCTGATTATGCCCAGGAAAAGGGGTATTTTCTCTTGGCAAAAGGAATTTCCGATTTCAAAAAAGAAACCTATCCATTAGCTTTAGATAATTTGAACCAATCTCTTTCGCCTATTAAAAAAGCGGGGGATTTCGCCTGGTTGTCCGTAGATTATTTTTACATTGGTAAGAGTTATTTATATTCAAAAAATACTAAAGAATCTATCGTTTACTTTAAAAAAGTAGATTCTATTTTCCAAAAGCATCAATTTATCCTTCCTGAATTACGGGAAAACTATGAGATCTTAATTAATCATTATAAAAAGGAAAAAGATCAGGGCCAGCAATTATATTATACAGGTCAGCTTTTAAAGGCAGACAGCATTATTTCGAAAGACTTTACTTATTTGGCCCCAAAAATCCATAAAGAATATGATACAAAAACACTATTGGAAGAAAAAAATAAATTGGAAAAAGCAAACTCATGGGGAAACTTCATTATTATCGGATTGATAATTTTTGCTCTCGGACTCATTATTTTATTAATTAAAAGATATAAAATTCAGAAAAATATCCAGCAGAAATACATTTTATTGGAAGAAAAATTTATTCTGCAACAAAATCCTTCTGAAAAACCTATTTCCACAACGGAAGAAAAGAGAACCAGTCTTGATGAAGGTAAAGTGGAAGAATTACTCCGAAAGCTGAAAATATTTGAGGATAAAAAAGAATTTACACAAAAAGGACTTACAATCAATAAGTTGGCTTCTCAATTTGGAACGAACTCGAACTACCTTTCCCAGGTCATCAATGAATATAAGGAAGTAAACTTCAACAAATATCTCAGCGAGCTAAGGATCAATTATATCACAAATTTACTCTTTGAAAACAAGGAATATCTGAAATATGGCATTGAAACCCTGGCCAAAGAATGTGGTATTGCTTCACGCCAGAATTTCTCCGATCTTTTTTATGAAATCAACGGAATCCGCCCGACAGATTTTATAAGAAAAAGAAAACAGGAACTTGATAACAAAAGGAATTTTTCGACTTTAAAACCGATATAGAATCAAAGTAAAATTTATTGAAGGCTTTTATTTTTTCGAATACATAAACAATCTTCATTATATTTGATAGCACCATTCAAATTATTGATCATGAAAAAAATCCTTTTCATTATTCTGGGTATTCTCATTATTTTAGCTATCATAGTATTGATTAAAACTTTCACCTACCCTTTCAAAAAAATAAACTCTACAGTTTCAACGGGTTGGAAGGTAGTTAGAGACGATTCAGCAATTCATAGACTTTCCGGCGGAATAAAAATCCCGACAGTTTCCACAGGAGAACTAGGGAATTTTGATTATTCAACTTTTGATACTTTTAAAGAATATTTAAAAAAATCCTATCCGCTGATTTATGGGAATACGGAATATATTGAGATTAATAAATATGGATTAATTTTTAGATTAAAAGGAAGCAATCCCTCACTTGACCCCATTTTATTTTTATCCCACAGCGACGTGGTTCCTCCTGGTGATGCAGATATAAAAGACAGTGCTGAAAATATTTTCAGGCCGGATGATCAGCCGTTGCCTGCTGTTTTAAAAGTTTCCGAAGACTGGGATTTCGGTCCGTTTTCCGGAGCTGTCGCGAATGGACGGATCTATGGACGAGGTGCCATTGACATGAAAGGAATGCTCTTTTCCTTACTCGAATCCATGAATAATTTAATTAAAAATAAACATATTCCTCAACGGGATATTTATCTTGCTTTCGGATTTGATGAAGAAGTGGGAGGACAAAAAGGAGCCGATCAGATTGCCAGATATTTTAAAAGTAAAAATTTAAAATTCGATGCTGTTTACGATGAAGGCGGACTTATTCTACAAAAAGGAAGTGTGGCAGGAATTGATTCTGATGTCGCAGTAATCGGGTGTGCGGAAAAAGGTTTTCTGTCGGTGAAAATTAAAATAAAAGGTTTGGGCGGACATTCTTCCATGCCTCCCACAGAAACCGCCATGGGAAAAGCAGCCGTTATCATGCAGAGACTTGAAAATGACCAGATGAAACCGATGATCACACCATTAATTAATGAATTTTTCACCAATATAGGCGGATCAATGTCTTTTATCAACCGAATGGCAATTTCCAATCAATGGTTGCTGAAACCCGTTCTTTTATCGCAGCTGACAAAGAATAATTCTACCAACGCCTTAGTTCGTACCACAACAGCTTTGACGATGATGAAAGGAAGCGACGCACCCAATGTCCTGTCTCCGGAAGTTGAATTTGTGGTTAATTTCAGGCTTCTTCCCGGAAATTCTGTGAAAGACGTCAAAAACCATATTGCAAAAGCAACCAAAGGTTTTGATGTGGAAATTGAAGAAATTGACAATGTAAAAGAAACGTCTGCCGTTTCACCTACAAATACGAAGTCGTTTAAGTTAATAGAAGCGGCTATCAGGGAGATCCATTCGACTGCCATTGCCACGCCTTATCTTACCGTTGGAGCTACCGATTCGTACAAATATCAGATCGTAAGCAGGAATATCTACAGATTCATGCCGATCAAAATTACCGACGCCGAAAAACAATCCATTCACAGCACCAACGAATACATCAGCATTGAAAACTATATGAAAATGATTCATTATTTTGAGTTTATAATGACGAACTATGATAACTAAATCAAAAATGAAAATACCTTATTATTTTATTTTAATAATCTTATTCTTCTTTCATAATTGTAGTAAGTCATCTGAAACAAAGAAAGGAAAAGAAAGAAAAGATGATTATTATGAAAAGTGTCGTTTACTAGTTCTGTCTGAAAATAAAATAGGAAAAAAATATTTCTTTAGCAGGTTAGGAAAAAACGTTGATGAAGCCACAGTTGAATATTTAGGACAAATATATACTTCAAATAATGGAATTCTTAAAATTGTTAACATGCAAAATATTGTAGGATATCCTCAATCCAAGCGTGGAAATAGTTATTTTTTCATTTATGATAATAATGACAACTTACTTGGATCCTATTATGTTGGAAGTCTATGGGGAGTCCCAAAATTTATTGATTCTAAAGGGTATTTAATTTTTAATTATAATAATGAATCCTGTGATCAAAGCACTAAAATTAATTTAAAAGACAGTATCCCTAAAAATATCTATATTAAATGTTCTAAAGATGGAGGAGATTTTTACACACTTTCGTTACCATAGTTTTTAACATTCAAAAATTTTAAATAAAATTATAACACGTCAAGTTTTGTCGCATTACGCTATTAGCTTTGTCATATCAAAATTACAGAGCTATGGAACTGCCTTTTTATTTAAGTTTTAATGAATTTGAAAACCGTTATTACGACAATCTTGAAAAATGGTTTGAAGAATACAAGAATACCTCCGAAACAGAGTATCTGAAAGCCCTTGTAAAAATGTACAGTCCGTATCTGT
This region includes:
- a CDS encoding efflux RND transporter permease subunit; translated protein: MFKKFIRRPVLSIVISLIIVFMGVLSLVKLPVTQFPSISPPKVNITAEYPGANNELLIKSVVIPLERGLNGVPGMKYMTSDAGNDGEASIQVVFDLGTDPNVAAVNVQNRVSSVVNKLPPLVVREGVKITREEPNMLMYINLYSDDPKADQKFLFNYADINVMSELRRVSGVGFADILGTREYAMRIWLKPDRLTAYSISADEVMEALNSQSLEASPGKTGESSGKRSQSFEYILKYPGRFNNEKDYGNIILKANPNGEFIRLKDVADIEFGSSMYDIYSTLNGKPSAAITVKQSYGSNASDVIKNVKSLMAELQKTTFPKGMHYDISYDVSRFLDASIEKVVHTLFEAFILVAIVVFLFLGDWRSTLIPALAVPVSLVGTFAIMSAFGITLNMISLFALVMAIGVVVDDAIVVIEAVHAKMEEKHLSPLKATEEAMHEISGAIIAITLVMASVFIPIAFMSGPVGVFYRQFSITMASAIILSGVVALTLTPALCALILKNNHGKPKKRTPITIFLDKFNGLFTKGAGKYEKMLNKTVKKKTITLPLLLAFCACTFFLSNSLPSGFIPAEDQGMIYAIIQTPPGSTLERTNQIAKELLKESEDIDGVQSVSSLAGYEILTEGTGSNSGTCLINLKSWDERSESAAEIIEKLEEKAKNIPGANIEFFQPPSIPGYGAAGGFELRLLDKAGSGDYQKMEKVSNDFVNELKKRPELGSAFTFYSASFPQYMLRVDNDLAEQKGVTIENAMDNLSTLIGSNYETSFIRFDRPYKVIVQAGPQYRALPTDLLKLYVKNDKDQMVPYSDFMHLEKVYGLSEITRHNMYNSSEVSGTPAPGYSSGQAIAAIKEVADKTLPRGFGIDWAGISKDEVSRGNEAIFIFLVCLGFVYLILAAQYESFILPLPVILSLPTGIFGAFLCLKLLGLENNIYAQVAMVMLIGLLGKNAVLIVEFAVQKKAEEGIPVAQAAIEGAAIRFRPILMTSFAFIAGLIPLVMATGPGAIGNRTIGTAAAGGMLIGTIFGLMIIPGLYYIFGTIAEKSRLARYEEENPLTEQTEPYQHDDKHEDL
- a CDS encoding TolC family protein produces the protein MKIYNKYIAAIALSLVLAGCKAPMATVVKDEVKENVPQNFNQEEQGDANNNSGTTPWRQFFTDPNLVSLIETSLKNNQELMITLQEIEIAKSGVLAKKGKLTPTVSAGIGAGVKKAGRYTSEGAGDATTEIEPGREMPDPLGNFEGGLMANWEIDIWKKLRTEKESAVAHYLSTVEGKNFVLSNLIEEVADNYYELLALDNQLDIIQQYIKLQQRALEISKIQKEAAAATELAVKKFEAELAKSKATEYTIRQEITEKENQINALCGRYPQTILRTKEDFMTTIPQTVYTGIPTQLLANRPDIKQAELELKSSKLDVEAARKEFYPSLEISATLGLEAFKPSYLVKLPESIASSLVGELAGPLINKSAIKANFQTADARQIQALYEYDKTILNAYLDVANLMSKVKNIDQYYKLKSEETKALEQSIDIANQLFKNSRADYLEVLLNQRDALDAKMELVEAKQKQLNTVVDIYKSLGGGWK
- a CDS encoding GLPGLI family protein produces the protein MKKIKFSQRILLLVLFTISNILLSQSYKAFYEMKWGNKNDTTKNQELCTLIINEKGNSYFQSYENFRRDSTHTKIVNEYFANKAGGLRLGDDASNAKFRSLIIKNVSKNDIIVEERFFTSIFSIHYNTTKQNWKLINKTDKILGHSVSMATTDFGGRKWTAWYTTEIPINDGPYKFYGLPGLILKISDSENEYNFEIKGIVKEKNDLEQRNFTYDQPVNITPKQWDVFWKKYTKQPSVIFENLNTDQTTYVINGQDVNSKEVKDNYNRKELEYLKIFENPIELAPTY
- a CDS encoding helix-turn-helix domain-containing protein, with amino-acid sequence MIKKLYFLVFVVIFRLLSCQEVYSDYYKLRLRYENLEENNSKALPLIQPYINKAKKEKNYEKLLQGYKDGVFYSSSNEEKLKYADSAVWAAKLSKNKDLISSAYIEKGVVYYYHYKKYQPALNEYLTAYEYSKNTDNKFLKFQNLYHIGVVKSYLGYYAEASDLFKQCIYYYGQKSKSNLHPNEIFNNKKGYLNSLHQLIICYRNLGKIREADSAIKTGLSEVGNNPDYAQEKGYFLLAKGISDFKKETYPLALDNLNQSLSPIKKAGDFAWLSVDYFYIGKSYLYSKNTKESIVYFKKVDSIFQKHQFILPELRENYEILINHYKKEKDQGQQLYYTGQLLKADSIISKDFTYLAPKIHKEYDTKTLLEEKNKLEKANSWGNFIIIGLIIFALGLIILLIKRYKIQKNIQQKYILLEEKFILQQNPSEKPISTTEEKRTSLDEGKVEELLRKLKIFEDKKEFTQKGLTINKLASQFGTNSNYLSQVINEYKEVNFNKYLSELRINYITNLLFENKEYLKYGIETLAKECGIASRQNFSDLFYEINGIRPTDFIRKRKQELDNKRNFSTLKPI
- a CDS encoding M20/M25/M40 family metallo-hydrolase; amino-acid sequence: MKKILFIILGILIILAIIVLIKTFTYPFKKINSTVSTGWKVVRDDSAIHRLSGGIKIPTVSTGELGNFDYSTFDTFKEYLKKSYPLIYGNTEYIEINKYGLIFRLKGSNPSLDPILFLSHSDVVPPGDADIKDSAENIFRPDDQPLPAVLKVSEDWDFGPFSGAVANGRIYGRGAIDMKGMLFSLLESMNNLIKNKHIPQRDIYLAFGFDEEVGGQKGADQIARYFKSKNLKFDAVYDEGGLILQKGSVAGIDSDVAVIGCAEKGFLSVKIKIKGLGGHSSMPPTETAMGKAAVIMQRLENDQMKPMITPLINEFFTNIGGSMSFINRMAISNQWLLKPVLLSQLTKNNSTNALVRTTTALTMMKGSDAPNVLSPEVEFVVNFRLLPGNSVKDVKNHIAKATKGFDVEIEEIDNVKETSAVSPTNTKSFKLIEAAIREIHSTAIATPYLTVGATDSYKYQIVSRNIYRFMPIKITDAEKQSIHSTNEYISIENYMKMIHYFEFIMTNYDN